In Heptranchias perlo isolate sHepPer1 chromosome 13, sHepPer1.hap1, whole genome shotgun sequence, the genomic stretch aggcaccCGTTTTACATCTGAAGAACAGGCGTGGCCCCATCAAATATCTAGACCATTCATTTGCAGATGAGAAAGTTTGTGACAGCCAtattgaaagaaaaaagagagagcaacagaaagagtggaagactaagagaaagacagaaagaaggaGCTAGAAAGAATTTGAGAGTGAGAAACCAACAGACAGTTAACGGAAGAGGGACAAACATTTTATCTACACTTTCTTGTGAGCAATGTCACTGGAGTTCAACTAGTGACTATAAATATATGACCCTGCCTAATGTGAAGATGCTCAATATGATTACCAGAATCTGCTTCAATTTCATGTGGCGAGTGACACTACAGCAATGGAATATGTACTTCAGCCTCATACAGAGATCCTCACTGTGAATATCTGCTCCCGTATCAGGTAAAgaagggtcaattttaaccctgcctaccTGGCGAGAAATATGTGAATGGAGGGTTAAAATTGTGTTTGAGAACTTCCCCCAACGTTCCTGAACTGTTTACAACTGTACACTTATGTTTTAAcagttccttgtgggccagaaaaagcaggagtgctcctcctgaccccacaagaaaaccttgaacctcccctgccctgggctttCTTCCTCCCCCTGACCGTGATCGTTCCCGACCTCCCCCTTCCTGACTTACCTAGCCAGGGACCGTTTCCATGGGTCTCTGGTGGTGCCCTGCTGCTGTGCAGTTTCCCATTCTTCCTCAATGGCCTCCACGTCATTCCCGGCAGAAATCAGCATCGGGAGATGCAAATGAGGCACAGGAGTTAAAGCCTCCCGGGCCTCATGCTCCAGTGAACTGGATGGGTCACTGCCAGCTTCGGCCCCTGTGCCCCGATTCCCAGCCcatgttaaaatcaaccccagagTCACACTGTCACTACAAATGTTTACACACAATTACATTGAAAAATGTCGCATATTTCACAGATATGCTGTGTGAAGATGATAAAGGAAATTTGACCTGCGGTGAGGAAAACAATGCTGCTGTCACCCAGGGTACAGAGATTGTGGGCAGTCATAAAGTTTGTTAAATTTCTAGCAATAAAAATAATGACCTTACCAATCCACACCATGTAACAATTTATTGTGTAACTTTACAAGTGCAAGTAACATTTTACTTTCAAAAACAATCACACACTAAAATAATCTTGGTTAACATGCTGTGCTAGCAGAGTGCTGCCATTAACATAACAAGTCACTTTATTTTTCTAAAAGGACAATTGACATGTACATGAATTCTTTAGTTGGTTATCGTTTTGGAGACCATTCTGCTGCTTAGGAATGATTGATTTTGTACTTATTGAGACAATGGCTCATTATCTCAGTGCAGTGATGGCTTTCTTCACTGTCACAACTATCTATCCCATCCATACATCCAAGAACTAGCCTCCTAGCATCTCTCCCAATGAGAATGGGAAATTCTAACTAGCTTGGGAACCCAGTTTTGCGTTTGCACCCAACACATGGGGGAAAGGTGTGGGTGGGGAAATGGAATACTGAACCATTTCCTATATAACATGGATTTTATTTCTATTCACGACTCTCTCACGATTTACACAATCACCCACATTAATGGAAAAACAAAATAATGGGGTGCTCAATGTAAGAAGGTAGGAATGAGAAGTGGCCATCCAGCTTATGATTAAAGGATTTTGTTGGGAATGCAAAGATTTGAAGGCTAGTATTTAGGTAAAATGTTTAAAACTATGGAAGTGCGGGAGCTTGAGAACAGCAGTTGACCTTCCAATATGTAATATAAACAATGTCTGGTCTATATAGCCTTTGTTGCCGAACTAAACTGAAGTGAGCAATGAGAAACACTGCAGAAGACAAGACAGCTACATGAGACATTTGGGAACAGTCTATATTTTCCTTAAAAATGTATAAAATTAACAATACAATTTTGGAATGCTTGTAAACAAACTTTTTTTGTTGGAGCTGGCTAAAGATTTTCAATGTCTTGTTTATTcctctgcttttaaaaaaaacaacttctgGCTAGAGGTTTCCATGTGGCGAGTCTCCACATTTACAATCAAATATTTCCATATGTTTTTCACAGTTGATAATACACAATGATTTTTAAAGATTTAAACATTACATTTTAATACTTACATTttgaaatatattttataaaattgGAATATATCTTTACATATATTGTAGCTTATATGTTGGTAGAAATATATGAAGATAGATCCATGcatttctttttaattattttcggTATAAATCTTGCTGGTTTGGGTTTCAATCTGAATGCATTTTTTCCCGTTCCCTTTTCTTAACTGTTTTGTCTGTGTGATGCTCCCTCTGAAGTTAAACATCAGTTAATTCTTGGCTGTAGTGAGAGAGTTAACTGTTCCATTAGTTTCATGAATTTCATTAGGTGAATTAGGAAAGAGCTACCATCAGCAGATGTGTCTAACTCCAtttgggagtcagagagctttacACTCACAATCACAGCAGAGCAGCCGTTTTAGATCTCAATGCAACTATTTTAATACTGTGTAatcttttaaaaaacttttctcaATATATTGTATCATTTGGCAAATTTGGCAAGCTAACCAACCAAGGGTTCATTGGCGTTTCATCCTCAATTAGTTTCCTCCATTTTATTTCTCTCAAATGGCTGTCATCAAAAGGCCAGACTTCAATGTTGATCCTTAATTAATCGATGCCCCTTTCAACCATCGTCGGATGCTGCTGACTCTGCTTCCTCGGAGGAGCTGCTGTTGTGGATTCTCCCATCACTCTTCATGCTGGTGAAGGTCTTCTTGAAGGCCTCCATCATGGCATGTGCTAGTTTTTTGGCTTCAAGCTTGCTCCCGCATTCCACTGCATGGCAATCCATCTGGTAGGACAAATCGTCATTGATCTCCCTGTAAAGCCATGCAAAGATGTTAGTGCTGACATTGTGATCTGCTGTGCAGTAGGCAATGCGTGCCACCTGGAAGGTATCCATATGGACTGCTGCCTCCCTCTTTGCATCCAAGTGGTGGAGACGGACTTGGAAAGGGCGTATCTCTAAAATGGCGTTGGGTGATGATATGTCTTCATGATCCAGCGTGTGCTTCTCCCACAACTCAATGACGGACCTTTCGGTGCACCCTGATGTAAATTGTGGCCCCCTCGTTACCACCTTTCCTAAGTACCTAACCTGTGAATGAGAAAAGAATAAAATGCAATCACTAGAATGGCCAGGTACAGTGGGATGATAAGAGACTAAAAGGAAACATGAACGTAATATTTTTAGTGATAATAATTCAATTTTCTAGCTGTTATCTAAAAATAACCATAAAAGTTCACACGGTACAGCAAAGTCAAACGCACGCTTGAGGAAAATGAATGACCAGAAGCACACTGGGCACAGTCAACACATCATTAGGATCTGGGCTCCACTTTTGATCTCTTTACCTGAAAGGGGAATCCTATGCTGAAAGGGGAATTCTATTTTTCAACAGCAATAGGGCGGGCGGGAGGGAGACCAAAATAAACTGACCACCAACTTCCTGCCTGAGGCCCACCCATTGTCATTTTTGAGCAGGCCTCAATTTAGGCAGCTAGCACTCATCGGAAATAGGCAggaccctcattattttgaatgcaaattggggtcctatggcaTATTTATGACCTTAATGCCATTTTGATGCAGTTAAGCACAACTCCCATACATTGCTGAACCAGCCCACTACACAGAGCAGGAAATAACCAGAACCGGCTTCCATTAAACGGATTTCTGGAAGGAGCTCCgagaataataaaaaataattgttttGGCACTTTTTGGGTAGCAGGCTGAGTATAATTTCTCTCCCTGCATCTCGCTGCTAGTCCTCCCCCCATTTAATAATGCatccatcaccaccccccccgccaccccctgaGTGACCCCATCATCTCCTTTAATCCCTTGGCGCAGGCCTGTTTTCTGTGGATGGCTTGTCAGATTTCACTCCGCCTCCCACAAAATTGGTGAGCTGCCTATCAGCACTCGGAACACTTTGGCAGCTCACCAGCTGGATGCAAGTGAGGACAGACCATCAAAATGTTTTGAGCCTCGTTGGCATTGTGATCACTCTCCTCATTGTCTGCCTGATGTACGCTGAAGATGAAAATCGACTCTGTGATCCCTGGATGCTCCAATCTTAATAGGACATGACAACTTGCTCGAATGTTCGGGGTCAGAATGTTAGCATACCGAAGGCCAAATATGTCCTGAGTTCCATTAACACTCATGCTACGAGATGACAGAGACAATGGTCCAAGTTAGCTTGTTCTGTAGGAAAGTGCCTCTAGCAAttaaaaaaagtatatatttcccatttctttttattctttccagctttttctttgccattctctttatttacgtttttccaattttttcccctgGCTCTTCTCATTGTTGATCTCCAGTTTACTCTACAAGAACTTTAATCAAAGGAGATTTCCACATAAATTTCAGGGTCAATTCTGTTTTTGTCACTTAAAAAATTTGTAAACTTTAAAATTTTTACAGGTAGTATTCAGCCTGCAGGCCTCACATTATGCCTTATGCAGACCCTTCAGTTAGGGCCAACTGTCCAGGTATGTGCTGCCGGTGAGGAACCTTGCCTGTCAGTCACATATTATACCATACCATACTAACCTGATGTGACTGAATAGAGTACATAATCACCTCAGATTGGACAATCTTGCAAAGCATCAGGCACCAGGTGGACCATAAAGGTAGGAGCACTTGGTACCATATGACAAACATACACCTACATACTGTGAATAATAGGAAGCTATTAAGAGGGCCCATGTAAAGATCCAAGGGGATCTTAACGGAGTCCCAGGAGACCCTGCAGAAGGTCTAGGGACATAGGTTAGTTAGAGGAAGCTagagaagttaaaaagcaggacctcaaaagaagtaatctctggattgctcccagtgccacacgttAGTGAGTagagaaatagaaagataaggcagattaatgcatggctagagacatgatgcaagagggagggcttcagattcttgggacattgggaccagttctggggcaggagggacctgttcaagaaagatgggttgcacctcaacagagctgggaacaaagtcctcatggggaggttcactagtgctgtgggtgagggtttaaactaatttagcagggggattggcaccaggatgtagcattggaaaggagaaacaaggtgcacaaaggattgggagagacagatagcactagactatgaaatagtacagtattaggtgggatcagactgagacagaatacaagaaggtctaagataggtttagagtgcatgtatgtaaacgcatgaagaatagtaaataaggttggtgagctgcaggcgcaaatagccacatgggaatatgatatgatggcgataacggagacctggctcaaaaaagaacAGGAAtgaatactaaatattcctggatacaggtgttcagaaaagaaagggaaggaaaaaaaggaagggTGGTggcggcagtattgattaaggagaatattgcagtgcttgagagaaaggatgtccttgaggggtcaaggacggaatctatttgcttagagttaagaaacaatagaggcaccattacactactgggtgtattctaaagGCCACCAACttcacctggacctgcacctaaagtgctgtaagctgcaggtctATGGACCCCCGGTgctagaaggtgggattagaatgggcacctggttgttcttagagctggcgcggacacgatgggccgaatgaccctcttctgtgctgtaacttttctatggttctatggttctagtgggaaggatatagaggaacaaatttgcagggaaattacagagaggtgcaagaactatagagtagtgataatgggggacttcagttatcctaatatagactggcataaagggcaaagggggggaagaatttctgaagtatgttcaggagaactttcttgatcaatatgtttccagcccaacaaggaaggagccattgctggatctggttctgggaaatgaggtgggccaagtggagaaaGTATCAATggtggaacatttagggaacagtgattataatatcataaggtttagattagttatggaaaaggacaaggagcaatctagagtaaaaatacttaaatgGAGGAGGGCCATTTTCAGTGGGTTAAGAATGgacctggcctgggtaaattggaatcaaagattgacaaaaCAATAATCGAACAATGagcgacctttaaagaggagatgattcgggtacagtctaggtacattcccacgagggggaaaggtggagccaccaaagccagagctccctggatgacaaaagagatagagagtaagatgaagcagaaaaagggggtgtatgacagatgtcaggttgataacacaagtgagaaccaggcagaatatagaaagtgcagaggagaagtgaaaaaggaaataagaagggcaaagaaagagtatgggaatagactggcggctaacataaaagggaatccaaaagtcttttataggtatataaatagtaaacgggtagtaagaggaggggcgtggccagttagggaccaaaaaggagatctgcgcATAGAGGCAGTGGGCATAGCTgagttactaaatgagtactttacatctgtctttactaaagaagaagatactgccaaagtcacagtaaaagaggaggtggttgagatactggatgggctaaaaattgagaaagaggcactagaaaggctggctgtacttaaagtagataaattacccggtcctgatgggatgcatcctaggttgctgagggaagtaagggtggaaattgcagagctgctggccataatcttccaaacatccttaggggtggtgccagaggactggataattgcaaatgttacacgcttgttcaaaaaaggctgtaaggataaacccggtaactacaggccagccagtctaaccttggtggtggggaagcttttagaaatgataatccaggacaaaattaatagtcactcagacaagtgcggattaataaaggaaagccagcatggatttgttaaaggcaaattgtgtttaactaacttgattgagttttttgaagaggtaacagagagggttgatgagggcaatgcagttgatgttgtgtatacggactttcaaaaggcatgtgataaagtgccacgtaacaggcttgtcagcaataaaaggggcagtggcagcatggatacgaaattggctaagtgacaggaaacagagagtactggtgaatggttgttttttggactggtgttccccaggggtcggtactaggaccactgctttttttgacaaATATTAATGAcgcggacttgggtgtacagggcacaatttcaaaatttgcagatgacacaaaacttggaagtgtagtaaacagtgaggaggatagtaaaagacttcaagaggacatagacaggctggtggaatgggcggacacatggcagatgaaatttaacacagagaattgcgaagtgatatattttggcaggtaGAATgagaagatgcaatataaaccaaatggtacaattctaaaggtggtgcaggaacagagagacctgggggtatatgtgcacaaatctttgaaggtggcaggacaggttgagaaagcggttataaaagcatacaggatcctgggctttataagtagaggcatagagtacaaaagcaaggaagttatgttgaacctttataaaacaatggtttggccacagctggagtattgtgtccaattctgggcaccacactttaggtaggatgtgaaggccttagaagggtgcagaaaagatttactagaaagattccagggatgagggacttcagttacgtggatagactggaggagctgggattgttctccttagaacagagaaggttaaggggagatttgatagaaatgttcaaaatcatgaagggtttagataaagtaaataaagataaactgttcccattggcggaagggtcgagaaccagaggacacagatttaaggtgattggcaaaagaaccaaaggcgacatgaggaaaaacatttttacacagcgagtagttatgatctggaatgtgctacctgaaagggtggtggaagcagattcaatcgtggctttcaaaaaggaattggataaatacttgaagggaaaaaatttgcagggctatggggaaagagtgggggaatgggactaactggattgctcttacaaagagtcagcacgggctcaatgggccaaatggcctccttctgtcctgtaactattctatgattctgtgatcctaGGTCTTCCTGTCATGGACTTAACCTCACCAAGAATCATAATCCAAAAGGCAGGATCAAATATGCAACTCCCTCGCAACCTTTCCAACATGTATCAGGCACGTTTGGGTTCATATACAAGCACTTTCAGTGGTTCACACTAAATCGTGATCAGGAGAAGGAaagctggctgatttccccctttaTCCTGAGAGAATTGAGGCTAACCGTAGTGATTCTAATGGTCcctgggtgagatcagctaactcagcacagaccagatttTGAACCCTGTTTAGAACATTTATGGTCTGTATAGTTTCAGTGCCATATTACATGGTATGCTTGCCCATGCAGCCATCACAGGAGGCATCAACATTGCACTTTTAAAAGCATAAAGAATAAAATTGCAATATTTAGTAATGTCTAACAGATGGCTAAGCTATTTGTCTCATACTGAAAAACACTTGGCAAGCAAATACAAATTGTCTCTGGTTGCTGTACGTGCATTCAACTTCACTTAGCCCTTAAGGATAGCTCTGACATATACAGATGTCTGTTGTCTTTGTCCTGAACTTTAAGTCAACAAACTAGACCAAACAGATTAATCTTCCAGCTTTTCATCCACCGTAGATCCCaaacatttttccaaaatgtgaaTGCCTGACATTTTTTGCAATTTTAGTATCACAGACATGGTTCAAACTCTTGAATCAGAAACATTTGCAGTCTCTATGAAACCAACCATTTGGAAATCTGCAGCAGCTCAGTATTTTTTAAACTTCAAATACTTCCTTCCCCTGAACAAGTTTTCTACATTGGGTATACTCGCTGCTAGggctcacatttgtctacaactCAGGGTAAGTCAGGAGAACAAACATTAAATTCTAATTTGTTTTTAAAGTTACAAAGCATGCAAAACACAAACTTAGAATTTTATTTGTAGAATTGAACGCAATCaatcattgctatttatgggtATAATATAAATCAAATCCAGCTTTGCAAAGAATTCTGTAAACCAAAttcacttttaattattttttttaaagtggattTTCTTTTCATTCTTCCTTTAATACTATAATGGGTTGGGGGGCTAAGCCCGTCATGGTCCCCTATGCTGCTTTGTGATAACACCAACAAAATAAACTTCCACCCTGAGGTAGGGGAGGTCCTAGTTCACTGCATGATCACCATATTACTATAGACAAGCTGCATCCATTTTATCCACTCTTGGTGGTGAAAGGTACACTCAAAATGTACCTCAGCGCTTATTATGCTGCAGTCATACCTCAGGAGCGCTACATGTTTCATGCAGTGCTCCATATTCTATAACAATCGATTTGGGCAGCCCACTGTACAATTCTAATATCCAGTTGATCAATACTTGGTTTCACACAGCAATACACTTTGCTGATCGTAGTTAAACAGAATAGATTTTATTGATTTTACTCACTGAGAATCAACAGTCCAGGGGTACTAACATTAGAAATGGCATAAGTATGTTAGATAAAATGATACACAAGATAAAAGCATTAGGCTTAAGTGTTAGAAATACAAATGAACAATTTTCTTCTATTTGGTTGCTTGGAGACCTGAGCTATCTAAATGATCAAAGGCATGACAGTTAGCATCAAAGAGTGGCTCTTTCCCCATTTTCAAGACATGTCATTGAGTTGACAGGCATGTCTCCATTTCTTGCCATATTGGCTtagcaagtttttcctttttattcccTCAAGTTTCATGGTTGCTGTTGTTGCTCTGGATTTGATTTTAGCATCAAGATAAGTCAATCCAGCTCTAACTGGTATTCCCATGAGCAGTTAAAATCTTTCCTGCTTGTGAAACAGGGAAGAAAATCACTTCTATTCTGATCCTTACAACCAAACATCTATTGATCACTATAATTTAGGGCAAACACATTAGTACTAATAGAGTATGGATTTGAAAAGTAAGTAAAATGTTATCTATGCAGCTGCATGATCACTACAAGTGGTGATGGCAAAACTGGATTCAAGTTTAATACCCATGATAATTTGCATAATCTGATGTCCTTCTCCAACTAGATGTCTCAATTTCTTCAATTCAGCCTTGACTGTAACCTCAGATTCACCTCAGATCATGGTTGGCGACCTTATCCACATAGGTGTTCAGGTCACTAAATGGGTACATTGGCTCTACTCCGGAATCATATGTACCTATAAACATGCTGTCTGCCATAGCTCCCACATGCAGTGTTCCCCCAACCCCCACTAGCTATCTTGCCTGATCCATGGTGACTGGCTAAAGAAATGTAAAAGTTAAAAAGcaaattaaaaatagaaaaaaaccTCATGAGAGCTCCCACAATAGCTTAATGGGTAAAGGCATTGCCCAATGtggtactaagccatacagaccagagggTCGTAGAGTCAATTCCTGTTCTCTGctcaattagctgatctcaagcaGGACAGAACCCACAATGCCCATATCTTGAAGGGAATCATGCATCATGCATTTGTTCCAGGGTGACAACAAATGTAATGGTTGGCACTTCAAGATTACCAACTAGAAATGTGGTTCATGACATCGCAATGCAATCCCACGCCCCTCGGCAAAGAGCCTACATTGAAGTACATGAAAGAGGCAGGAAGCTCAATTCAATAGACATTTGGCATTTTAGAACAACAATCCCAAAGTTTGGACTGCATCTGCTGTGCTCTGATATGCCCAAGAGAGAATCGGCAGTGATGTTCTGCAGGCTGCACAATGTAGCCATGGAAGGAGACATAAGCTTGTTTCTGAATTAGAAACAACAACTAGCCAAGACTCAAGAACAGAAGGAAGATGAGAAGCTGCTAGCAGAagagccagtgaaatactttttgaaatgtagtcactgtttttttgTAGAAAAAcagtgcagccaatttgtgcacagcagggtcccacaaacaacaatgagataaatgataaaTTAGTCTGTTCTGGTGGTGTTGATTAAGGAATAAATCATGACCAGCACACCAAGAGAACTcaattgctcttcttcaaatagtgtcacgggatctatttcatccaatgaagtaggcagacaggacctcagctgAATGTCTCATCCGataatgcagcattccttcagtactacatgaagtgtcagcctagattagggcTTAAATccatgaccctctgactcagaggcaagagtgctgc encodes the following:
- the pid1 gene encoding PTB-containing, cubilin and LRP1-interacting protein, with translation MWQPASERLQHFQTMLKTKLNVLTLRKEPLPPVIFHEPEAIELSPTAPLMNGQSYTERKVRYLGKVVTRGPQFTSGCTERSVIELWEKHTLDHEDISSPNAILEIRPFQVRLHHLDAKREAAVHMDTFQVARIAYCTADHNVSTNIFAWLYREINDDLSYQMDCHAVECGSKLEAKKLAHAMMEAFKKTFTSMKSDGRIHNSSSSEEAESAASDDG